The following proteins are co-located in the Psilocybe cubensis strain MGC-MH-2018 chromosome 5, whole genome shotgun sequence genome:
- a CDS encoding AIG2-like protein C — protein sequence MADSYSAFFYGTLMHPKVLIGVIRNKGEHLEVCPAVLLDHTRHEVKGCEYPGVIPISKGMKILNRSLTREEGSVRGTLVKGLTAQDIKYLDEFESDEYVRRKVKVHPLGSFTRIFEKIVDEDFVPEHPPPLPEISKLHESSFEADTYIYCDETNLNEELWSFEDFVRNNAWKWYGGTR from the exons ATGGCAGATTCGTACTCAGCATTTTTCTACGGAACGTTGATGCACCCCAAGGTGTTGATAGGTGTCATACGCAACAAAGGAGAACATCTTGAAGTATGCCCTGCAGTTCTTCTG GATCACACACGCCATGAAGTAAAG GGTTGCGAATATCCAGGAGTTATCCCGATAAGCAAGGGCATGAAGATTTTGAACCGTTCCCTCACACGGGAGGAGGGATCAGTACGAGGAACCTTGGTCAAAGGTTTAACGGCCCAAGATATAAAATATCTGGATGAGTTTGAATCTGAC GAATACGTGAGGAGAAAGGTGAAAGTCCACCCGTTGGGATCGTTTACGAGAATCTTTGAGAAGATCGTCGATGAAGATTTCGTCCCGGAGCACCCACCGCCGCTACCAGAAATATCAAAACTCCATGAGTCGAGCTTCGAAGCCGACACGTACATATACTGCGACGAGACCAATCTCAACGAGGAGCTTTGGTCGTTCGAGGACTTTGTAAGAAATAACGCATGGAAATGGTATGGAGGAACGAGGTGA
- a CDS encoding Serine/threonine-protein phosphatase 1, with protein sequence MDFMDKSSKDWGILNGVKLQKPKLSFPELSSYKPLRTLSPNEFPIDDPTKRVLIVGDIHGQMTYLEKLMQKVKYSPSQDVLLHVGDIVSKGPLEGSLAVLQFMVSNNVTGVRGNHDQLVVEWRNWYDWVTDSLGGKEWLDGLQARWEKAVSKDPDTELEAWLKREKKASTRREKAWWKLIPKGWVILDDHYYVAKEMSDQHFQYLLDLPLRLYIPSAHTFIVHAGLLPCDPRYPVEDEARQPLARIPTLTRRPSGNQTGVNTTLLHDVDANSTSTSLMSNKSIDALRNLQETGILTQIPQNSDPWVVLNMRNVLPDGRISKQFGEGMPWSKLWKQHMQSCLGYTRFPRIASRDADDDIDASGNETTVDDSDDDEQGVKKYNLLCYPSTTVYGHAAGRGLDAKRWSFGLDTGCIYRRRLSALMIKGQSKDLKDVDSTENGTMPRYEDDEEDEDEDEGEDDDRDEGDGNDEDEDEDEDEDEDDEDHSDLAAKNKHKNKAKTPWLPFGDNHRATVASVRCKPRS encoded by the exons ATGGACTTCATGGATAAATCAAGCAAAGATTGGGGCATTCTCAACGGCGTCAAGCTACAGAAACCAAAACTAT CTTTTCCTGAGCTCAGTAGTTACAAGCCATTGAGGACGCTGTCACCGAACGAGTTCCCGATAG ATGACCCAACGAAACGTGTGCTCATCGTGGGTGACATCCACGGACAGATGACTTACTTAGA AAAGCTTATGCAAAAAGTGAAATACTCGCCATCCCAGGATGTTCTCTTACATGTGGGAGATATAGTATCCAAAGGCCCCCTCGAAGGCTCGCTTGCCGTTTTACAATTCATGGTCTCGAACAATGTTACTGGGGTGCGCGGAAATCACGACCAACTTGTCGTTGAATGGAGAAATTGGTACGACTGGGTGACGGACTCTTTGGGTGGAAAGGAATGGTTAGATGGTCTACAGGCCCGATGGGAAAAGGCAGTGTCCAAGGACCCCGACACGGAACTGGAAGCCTGGCTcaaaagggaaaagaaagCGAGCACACGGAGAGAAAAAGCTTGGTGGAAACTTATACCGAAAGGTTGGGTCATCCTCGACGACCATTACTATGTCGCAAAGGAGATGTCCGACCAGCATTTCCAATATCTCCTCGACTTGCCTCTGCGGCTCTACATCCCCAGTGCGCATACATTCATTGTACATGCAGGTCTACTGCCATGCGATCCCAGATATCCAGTTGAGGATGAAGCTCGACAGCCTTTAGCACGCATCCCGACCCTTACCCGCCGGCCCTCTGGCAACCAAACTGGCGTCAACACTACACTCCTTCACGACGTCGATGCCAACTCTACATCCACGTCCCTTATGTCCAATAAAAGCATTGACGCCCTCAGGAATCTCCAAGAGACAGGGATTCTCACTCAGATTCCACAGAATTCCGATCCTTGGGTGGTCCTAAACATGCGTAATGTTCTGCCCGATGGTAGAATTTCAAAGCAATTCGGTGAAGGGATGCCCTGGTCAAAGTTGTGGAAACAGCATATGCAGAGTTGCTTGGGCTATACCCGCTTTCCTCGAATTGCCAGTCGGGATGCCGATGATGACATCGACGCTTCAGGGAATGAAACAACAGTTGACGACTCGGACGATGATGAGCAGGGAGtcaagaaatataatttgctCTGTTACCCTTCCACCACAGTTTATGGACACGCTGCCGGTCGAGGGCTAGATGCAAAGAGGTGGTCCTTTGGTCTTGACACTGGATGC ATCTATAGAAGAAGATTGTCAGCTCTGATGATAAAAGGACAATCGAAGGACTTGAAGGACGTTGACTCTACTGAAAACGGTACCATGCCAAGAtatgaagacgacgaagaagatgaggatgaggacgagggTGAAGACGACGATAGGGATGAGGGCGATGGTaatgacgaggatgaggatgaagacgaagacgaagatgaagatgatgaagatcaCTCTGACTTAGCTGCGAagaacaaacacaaaaataaGGCTAAAACCCCTTGGCTGCCGTTTGGAGACAATCATCGAGCTACAGTCGCCTCCGTCAGATGCAAACCACGATCTTAA
- a CDS encoding Putative cation exchanger C3A12.06c gives MSTGTTRSLFVFFLVVNCILWSRGRYGQPLESSSSLLHGDASLVKRISFELSQPQGTRVSHYSEECQPLAYPIDTQCKHVKADCPRSDTVLAINYLRRYFCTDATLRPVMFIGLLFWLVFLFSTLGISASDFFTPNLSTISQLLGLDENVAGVTFLAFGNGSPDLFSTFSAMRADSGSLALGELLGAATFIVSCVVGSMCIIKPFEVHRTPFLRDVGFFTLAVSLILTILWDGEISRIEAGALVGLYLTYVLVVIIGSWWESRRERKRLREARARDEFAEPFPQYTDDPNPPTLTVNTPTPQRVRAVSAPNPPRIQTNISPRPTRSPSPVPSHITQLPSFSLIGALEFRDVVASLQKEAAGNSLGMFETPVTPYAGGHYHNRLGMTRSPHSSLQSSMDSETLHGLQLPTRGRTNLSSSNATLREEHRDLLADEPDDYFGSVQQQPVPSIFRTPASPSLTASEVDSEEQLYAPMTKQQRVLATLGKVFHTLFPTLHNFRKQSFVGQIALLFATPAVLCLTLTLPVVVTPYPNLHASPEKMYNGDARLVDFEEEGMERVLIAEEEVEENMHELLFSKWLTAIQCVLGPLFCVKVLFGNKHNFIWIFLGTLITGLSMGALVAIFSEKGNSPAARMTRCSMGFFVAIIWIMAIADEVVNVLQTFGFIFGLSDAIIGLTIFAVGNSLADLVANMSVAVFAPIMGFSACFGGPMLNILLGIGISGSYIIHQTSQPYSLELSKTLFVSAFGLLFLLAATLLFVPLNGYFLTRQWGVLLIATYTIIMIINIVVEVKG, from the exons ATGTCCACCGGTACAACAAGGTCGCTATTCGtgttcttcctcgtcgtgaACTGCATACTGTGGTCGAGAGGTCGATATGGCCAGCCTTTGGAGTCCAGTTCAAGTTTGCTCCACGGTGACGCCAGTCTCGTGAAGCGTATATCATTTGAACTCTCCCAACCTCAAGGAACGCGAGTATCACATTATTCAGAAGAG TGCCAACCTCTTGCATACCCAATCGACACTCAGTGCAAACATGTCAAGGCAGATTGCCCCAGATCCGACACCGTCCTCGCAATCAACTATCTTCGTCGTTACTTCTGTACAGACGCTACCTTAAGGCCTGTCATGTTCATCGGTCTTCTGTTCTGGCTGgtctttctcttctcaaCACTGGGCATCAGCGCCTCCGATTTCTTCACCCCCAATCTTTCGACTATATCTCAACTTCTAGGCTTAGATGAAAACGTCGCAGGCGTAACATTTTTAGCTTTCGGAAACGGCAGTCCAGATTTATTCTCGACCTTCTCTGCGATGCGCGCCGACTCAGGTAGTCTGGCTTTGGGCGAACTACTTGGCGCGGCCACTTTCATTGTCTCTTGTGTCGTCGGGTCTATGTGCATCATCAAGCCTTTCGAAGTACATCGTACACCTTTCCTCAGAGACGTGGGCTTCTTCACCTTAGCAGTATCTCTAATATTAACCATTCTGTGGGACGGCGAAATCTCGCGGATAGAGGCAGGAGCACTTGTTGGTCTATATTTGACATACGTATTGGTTGTTATTATTGGAAGTTGGTGGGAGAGCAGAAGAGAACGTAAACGTCTTAGAGAAGCGCGCGCAAGAGACGAATTTGCTGAGCCCTTTCCTCAATATACCGACGATC CAAATCCCCCGACATTGACTGTCAACACCCCTACTCCCCAAAGAGTACGCGCAGTATCTGCTCCCAATCCTCCTAGAATTCAAACAAATATATCACCACGTCCAACGCGCTCTCCTTCCCCAGTACCATCGCATATTACACAGCTACCCTCGTTCTCTCTCATTGGTGCCCTCGAATTTCGGGACGTGGTCGCCTCATTACAAAAAGAAGCCGCGGGGAATTCTTTAGGGATGTTCGAAACACCCGTAACTCCATACGCAGGAGGCCATTATCACAATCGACTGGGCATGACAAGAAGCCCTCATTCTTCACTTCAGTCAAGCATGGACTCGGAAACTTTGCATGGCCTCCAACTGCCTACTCGAGGACGCACAAATCTATCTTCGTCCAACGCCACACTTCGTGAGGAACATCGGGATCTACTGGCGGACGAGCCGGATGACTATTTCGGTTCTGTACAGCAGCAACCCGTACCTTCAATCTTTCGTACGCCGGCGTCTCCATCTTTAACTGCCTCCGAAGTTGACAGTGAAGAGCAACTATACGCTCCAATGACCAAACAACAACGCGTTTTGGCAACATTGGGGAAAGTGTTTCACACCCTTTTCCCTACACTGCATAACTTCCGGAAACAGAGCTTTGTGGGCCAAATTGCCTTGCTGTTTGCCACGCCTGCGGTGTTATGCTTAACTTTAACTCTTCCGGTTGTAGTGACACCGTATCCGAACCTCCATGCTTCTCCAGAGAAAATGTACAATGGTGATGCACGACTCGTGGATTTCGAGGAAGAAGGCATGGAGCGCGTCCTGATCGCCGAAgaggaggttgaggagaataTGCACGAACTTTTGTTTAGCAAGTGGCTCACTGCTATACAATGTGTTTTGGGTCCACTTTTCTGTGTCAAAGTTCTTTTTG gcaacaaacacaatttcATCTGGATTTTCCTGGGAACACTTATTACAGGTCTCTCCATGGGCGCTCTAGTAGCTATCTTTAGTGAAAAGGGTAACAGCCCTGCTGCTCGTATGACCAGGTGCTCAATGGGGTTCTTTGTCGCCATCATTTGGATCATGGCGATTGCTGATGAAGTAGTCAATGTACTTCAG ACATTTGGTTTCATTTTCGGTCTATCAGACGCTATCATTGGCCTTACGATCTTCGCTGTCGGTAATTCGCTTGCAGACCTTGTAGCAAACATGAGTGTTGCG GTCTTCGCCCCTATCATGGGATTCTCTGCGTGTTTTGGAGGGCCAATGCTCAACATTCTCCTGGGTATCGGCATTTCTGGGTCCTACATCATTCACCAAACTTCTCAACCGTACAGTCTCGAACTTTCAAAAACACTATTCGTCAGCGCCTTTGGCCTCTTGTTCTTGCTCGCTGCCACTCTGCTATTTGTACCCCTTAACGGCTACTTCTTGACACGACAATGGGGAGTCCTCCTGATAGCAACATACACAATTATTATGATCATCAACATTGTTGTCGAAGTTAAGGGCTGA
- a CDS encoding Bouquet formation protein 4, with protein sequence MVARPPLPLRFANPRLQDHLAAPNTPPVKYQILNCQGKDILVGRLKIETPTDTGHAFILRRFDTGAVSLTTMFRAAFPNASDNDERIEIQWVRDNYDLSGNNGSTKEPQITRLAGTWVSTEIALELGQTYSLGKLIKAVVEATPDPNGSYRRSGKGAATAPSNHVTGANIPPIHQEPPRQESAPVVASPKPPSASKTLPTPSPTAVLPPSKRRKESSPVPTPQSSKPPSRGSPAPSKIAVATPRRSARTKSPAPRSTATPVALTSIRTPKVTRSSAKKEAVASNSLPTPGGDSDLNTVEEENQLVEDGIAGSKLHEEDVKEQKKLIQDLKAQRDAAKSSIGDDATTVETVEESSTKKREREDEAATLKFEFKEPETEERVIATNRRVGRFNLEPRGKSVAWGVAAFVVGLGAV encoded by the exons ATGGTCGCCCGTCCACCGTTGCCCCTCCGATTCGCGAACCCGAGATTGCAAGATCATT TGGCTGCTCCAAATACTCCCCCGGTCAAGTACCAGATACTCAACTGCCAAGGGAAAGACATCCTT GTCGGACGACTGAAGATTGAAACCCCCACT GACACCGGCCATGCCTTCATTCTACGCAGGTTCGACACTGGGGCTGTCAGCTTGACAACCATGTTCCGTGCCGCGTTTCCCAATGCCTCTGACAATGACGAGAGGATAGAAATTCAATGGGTTAGAGATAACTATGACCTAAGTGGGAATAATGGCTCTACCAAGGAGCCGCAGATCACCCGTCTCGCTGGAACATGGGTCAGCACAGAGATTGCACTGGAGCTAGGACAAACATACTCTTTGGGGAAGCTCATCAAGGCCGTCGTGGAGGCGACTCCCGATCCAAATGGATCCTATAGGAGGTCTGGCAAGGGTGCAGCGACAGCACCGTCGAATCATGTCACCGGCGCAAACATTCCTCCCATTCATCAGGAGCCCCCACGACAAGAGTCTGCGCCTGTAGTCGCTTCTCCAAAGCcaccttctgcatccaaaaCGCTTCCTACACCCTCACCCACAGCCGTCCTGCCCCCCAGTAAGCGCCGGAAGGAATCGTCGCCCGTTCCCACACCGCAGAGCAGTAAACCTCCATCACGGGGCTCACCTGCGCCTTCGAAAATTGCGGTTGCGACTCCCAGGAGGTCTGCACGGACGAAGAGCCCTGCTCCGCGATCGACTGCTACCCCCGTAGCCCTTACCTCAATCCGCACCCCCAAGGTAACCCGTTCATCGGCGAAGAAGGAGGCTGTTGCGTCGAATTCATTACCAACCCCAGGTGGTGACTCCGATCTTAATACCGTAGAGGAAGAGAACCAATTGGTGGAGGATGGTATTGCTGGTTCGAAACTACATGAGGAAGATGTAAAGGAGCAGAAAAAGCTTATCCAAGACCTGAAGGCGCAGAGGGATGCGGCTAAATCCTCAATTGGAGACGATGCAACCACTGTGGAAACTGTAGAGGAATCATCGACCAAGAAAAGAGAGCGAGAAGATGAGGCAGCAACATTGAAGTTTGAATTTAAAGAGCCCGAGACAGAGGAGCGGGTAATTGCTACCAATCGACGTGTGGGTCGCTTTAATCTGGAACCGAGAGGAAAATCAGTTGCTTGGGGTGTTGCAGCCTTCGTTGTAGGCCTGGGGGCGGTGTAA
- a CDS encoding ATP-dependent 6-phosphofructokinase produces the protein MKIAILTSGGDSAGMNAAVRAIVKWGILKGCEMWIVREGYEGLVNGNEDRAEKVGQEVNANAVAAVDKELAQSIDITSHEPDKNLLHNLRFGDGELLRDGTSEYVGGRTLKGRYIVRVGWDDVRGWFSEGGTLIGTARSAAFRTPEGRLAAAYNLVKEGIDALVVCGGDGSLTGADLFRSEWPDLIQTLHSEKRITDAQLKNHSHLKLVGLVGSIDNDMAMTDLTIGAPTALQRICEAIDNINSTAYSHSRAFVVEVMGRDCGWLALMAGVAGGADFIFIPEKPPTTMPWEDAMCAEIHRHRSLGKRKTIVIVAEGAHDRELNPIRADYIKDILTDRLGLDTRVTTLGHTQRGGRPCAFDRILPTVQGVEAVEALLEAEPSTPTYMIGVQENKITRVPLMDAVSATRAIGKALKDKEFDKALSLRGPEFLEMLHGFRGCSSYNSEAEKLPKAKRMRVGIIHMGAPAGGMNAATRAAVRYCIKQGHTPLAVHNGFRGLLDDNVDELSWLGVDAWAARGGSELGTNRALPSVDMGGIASKFQEYAFDGLLMIGGFEAFNALLMLDDARKHYPAFHIPMAHLPATISNNVPLTEHSLGSDTSLNALVDACDAIKQSASASRDRVFVVETQGGQCGYIATMGALAVGASLVYTPEGGMTLDMLRRDIRFLKRRYSLDVPGKSEGRLVIRTEAASKVYTTSVLTKMLIEEGGSLFDARSASLGHTLQGGVPSPMDRARAARLSLRCMKFLEEHHEILSQKPHKSRQAGPNTAAVITIQQSDIAWVPAQEMVKHADMANRRGKKSWWGNATDLVEQLAGKPQFLGLPKDSVELSGI, from the exons ATGAAGATTGCCATCCTCACCTCGGGAGGCGACAGCGCCGGCATGAACGCCGCAGTGCGAGCAATTGTCAAGTGGGGTATCCTCAA GGGATGCGAGATGTGGATCGTCCGCGAGGGATACGAAGGTCTTGTAAATGGAAATGAAGATCGCGCAGAAAAGGTCGGACAGGAAGTAAACGCCAACGCCGTTGCGGCGGTCGACAAAGAACTCGCGCAATCTATAGATATCACTTCTCATGAACCGGACAAAAACTTGTTGCACAATCTCCGCTTTGGTGACGGTGAACTTCTGAGAGATGGTACAAGCGAGTATGTTGGCGGGCGGACGCTCAAGGGGAGGTACATCGTCCGCGTTGGGTGGGACGATGTGCGAGGCTGGTTTTCCGAG GGTGGAACTCTCATTGGCACAGCTCGCTCGGCTGCATTCAGAACCCCTGAAGGGCGCTTAGCGGCCGCATACAATCTCGTCAAAGAGGGAATTGACGCGCTTGTCGTTTGTGGTGGTGACGGTTCTCTTACCGGAGCCGACCTGTTCAGGTCAGAATGGCCAGACCTCATTCAAACCCTTCACTCAGAAA AAAGAATCACCGATGCACAACTCAAGAATCATTCGCATCTAAAACTTGTTGGACTCGTCGGTTCCATCGATAACGATATGGCTATGACAGACCTCACCATCGGCGCACCCACAGCTCTTCAACGCATTTGCGAGGCTATCGATAATATCAACTCTACGGCGTATAGTCATTCGCGCGCCTTCGTCGTCGAAGTCATGGGTCGTGATTGTGGTTGGCTTGCTCTTATGGCGGGTGTTGC CGGTGGCGCCGACTTTATCTTCATTCCCGAAAAGCCGCCGACAACGATGCCTTGGGAGGACGCGATGTGCGCAGAGATCCACCGC CATCGTTCCCTGGGCAAGCGCAAGACAATTGTCATTGTCGCGGAGGGGGCTCATGATAGGGAATTGAACCCAATTCGCGCAGATTACATCAAGGACATTCTCACAGACCGCCTTGGACTTGATACTCGTGTCACTACATTGGGACACACCCAACGAGGTGGACGGCCATGCGCTTTCGATAGAATTTTG CCCACAGTACAAGGTGTAGAGGCCGTCGAAGCGCTTCTGGAAGCGGAGCCGAGTACACCTACTTACATGATTGGAGTGCAAGAGAATAAAATCACCCGTGTGCCATTGATGGACGCAGTCTCCGCG ACCAGGGCCATTGGAAAAGCTTTGAAGGATAAAGAGTTTGATAAGGCGTTGTCCCTCCGTGGTCCTGAATTCTTGGAAATGTTGCATGGCTTCCGAGGGTGTTCTTCGTATAATTCTGAGGCAGAAAAATTACCAAAGGCCAAG AGGATGCGTGTAGGCATCATTCA TATGGGTGCGCCTGCAGGTGGGATGAACGCTGCTACAAGGGCTGCAGTTCGCTATTGCATAAAACAAGGCCATACCCCTCTTGCCGTCCACAATGGTTTCCGTGGCTTGTTGGACGATAATGTTGATGAATTGTCGTGGCTCGGTGTTGATGCTTGGGCAGCTCGTGGTGGTTCTGAATTAGGAACCAACCGCGCCTTACCTTCAGTCGACATGGGGGGAATTGCATCAAAATTCCAAGAATACGCCTTTGACGGCCTTCTCATGATTGGAGGATTTGAGGCCTTCAATGCATTGTTAATGCTGGATGATGCGCGCAAGCACTATCCTGCATTCCATATCCCAATGGCGCATTTGCCAGCTACTATCAGCAATAATGTGCCTTTGACCGAACACAGTCTTGGAAGCGACACAAGTTTGAATGCTCTTGTCGATGCTTGTGATGCTATCAAACAGAGCGCCAGTGCAAGCAGAGATCGAGTGTTCGTGGTAGAGACACAAGGAGGACAATGCGGGTACATTGCAACTATGGGTGCCCTTGCT GTCGGAGCAAGTTTGGTTTACACTCCTGAGGGTGGTATGACCCTCGATATGCTGAGAAGAGATATCCGATTCTTGAAGAGAAGATACAGCCTAGATGTGCCAGGAAAGAGTGAAGGCCGTCTTGTCATCCG GACCGAAGCAGCTTCAAAAGTGTACACGACCTCAGTACTAACCAAGATGCTTATTGAGGAAGGCGGCTCCCTATTTGACGCGAGATCAGCATCTCTGGGGCACACACTGCAAGGCGGTGTACCTTCGCCTATGGATCGCGCACGCGCTGCACGCCTGTCGCTCCGGTGTATGAAATTCCTGGAAGAGCATCATGAAATTCTGTCGCAAAAGCCACATAAATCTCGTCAAGCTGGTCCCAATACAGCAGCAGTGATAACTATTCAGCAAAGTGATATCGCGTGGGTTCCTGCTCAGGAGATGGTCAAGCACGCAGACATGGCAAATCGTCGGGGCAAAAAAAGTTGGTGGGGAAATGCTACGGATTTGGTTGAGCAGCTGGCAGGAAAGCCTCAGTTCCTGGGTCTGCCCAAGGATTCAGTAGAATTGTCTGGGATATGA
- a CDS encoding DNA-dependent metalloprotease WSS1-like protein (DNA-dependent metalloprotease WSS1 homolog): protein MVHLRLNEKETNPNPHINFITALKADADDEESARQLLRALAAQVRPVMKAHGFAVNSFEEYEYNSVFAGRNWNNGETVELVLRRPDGSFYPTYWLMSTLCHELAHIKHMNHGPAFQALWSRLRAEVRQLQDRGYYGDGYWSSGQRLRDSARVGEDGINPGDIPEYLCGGAQSRTKPTARRRRQTTRGKRREVVPSLHTGAQTAKKRKSGARVTSKYAFTGEGTSLGNEGVGTGFRKQAASKRAREERALAAERRLLALQTAASGTSTKSAEEELADDDDSDDEVEFVPETDAERRQAIKEADEDSNNLKLGPGFSWTQFKDDFNFNAASKPSGSKLPFPDIIDISSDDEDTGRACDVPVASGSTFTSGSLRGDSKSNKGKGRAEMGLNNLVQSEIKLRKQESLGMAPVKGGGRKVGGSKSGPQKSGGRFEQERKPPEEVVSIAEKMRQITLPVVRVPRLVMKYGGIAVIRAEQV from the exons ATGGTACACCTGCGCCTTAACGAGAAGGAAACCAATCCGAATCCTCATATTAACTTTATAACTGCATTAAAAGCAGACgcagatgacgaagaaagtGCGCGTCAGCTTTTGCGCGCTTTGGCTGCACAAGTCAGACCAGTTATGAAGGCTCATGGTTTTGCTGTAAACAGCTTTGAGGAG TACGAATATAACAGTGTATTTGCTGGCCGGAATTGGAATAATGGGGAGACAGTCG AACTCGTGTTGAGACGACCTGATGGATCCTTTTATCCCACTTACTGGTTAATGAGTACGCTATGCCACGAA CTTGCACATATCAAG CATATGAATCATGGCCCTGCTTTTCAAGCTCTGTGGTCTCGTCTTCGTGCCGAGGTTCGTCAATTGCAAGACAGAGGATATTACGGGGACG GATACTGGTCCTCTGGGCAAAGGCTCCGCGACTCTGCTCGGGTAGGCGAAGACGGGATCAACCCAGGGGATATCCCTGAATACCTA TGCGGCGGTGCCCAATCTCGTACCAAACCTACGGCGCGACGCCGACGCCAGACGACTAGGGGAAAGCGGAGGGAGGTTGTACCCTCTCTCCATACCGGTGCACAAACtgcgaagaagagaaagtcTGGAGCACGAGTCACATCGAAATACGCTTTCACTGGTGAAGGGACATCTCTGGGAAACGAGGGCGTTGGCACTGGCTTTAGGAAGCAAGCAGCCAG CAAACGGGCCCGGGAGGAGAGAGCACTGGCTGCTGAACGCAGGCTTCTGGCTCTGCAAACCGCTGCATCAG GCACATCTACCAAATCtgctgaagaagaattggCAGACGACGATGACTCAGATGACGAAGTGGAATTCGTACCAGAAACGGATGCAGAACGAAGACAAGCCATCAAAGAAGCTGACGAGGACAGCAACAATCTAAAACTAGGCCCTGGATTTTCGTGGACTCAGTTCAAAGATGACTTCAATTTCAATGCAGCAAGCAAGCCAAGCGGATCTAAGCTTCCCTTCCCTGATATTATTGATATTTCATCAGACGACGAGGATACTGGACGAGCATGCGATGTACCTGTTGCCTCTGGGTCTACATTCACATCTGGATCCCTTCGTGGTGATAGCAAATCCAACAAAGGCAAGGGCAGGGCGGAAATGGGTTTGAACAACTTAGTTCAAAGCGAGATTAAGCTGCGGAAACAGGAGTCTCTCGGGATGGCGCCCGTGAAAGGGGGAGGTAGGAAGGTGGGCGGCTCGAAATCCGGACCACAAAAGTCCGGTGGTAGGTTTGAACAGGAAAGGAAACCTCCAGAGGAAGTGGTGTCGATTGCGG AGAAAATGCGCCAGATCACCTTGCCTGTGGTGCGTGTGCCACGCCTCGTAATGAAGTATGGAGGGATCGCGGTCATTAGGGCTGAACAAGTTTAG